The following DNA comes from Streptococcus pasteurianus.
AAGCTGACATTTCTTCTTGCTCTATACATTTTTTCATTAACGCACATAATTCTTTATCATCGTCTATAATCAAAACACTTCCCATGTTATAACTCCTCTTTGCATAGATTTTATCATAGCTTAATTTTCGTTAAAGTTTTTCAACATTAAACTTTTGTCCTTTTTGTAATTTTATAAATATATTTTTCTGGTGTAGGGCGTTTATTTCCAAAATACTTTTTGAAATTTGCCTACACTTCTGGGTCGGTACTATTCATAGCTTCATCAATCATCGCTTCAATATCAGATCGTACATCAGCCAATGAAACACCGCCAGCCTTTGCACCTGCTTTCAAGGCTTTTTTAATATCTCGTTTTTTAGTGCTAACATGGTATCACTCCTAAATTCAATCGTCTATTACTGTGAAAACTTCTTCAATCGTTACATGAAACGTCTTTGCAATATTCCAAGCCAATACGAGAGAGGGATTGTATCGTCCTTTTTCAAGATTACCAATCGTTTCTCGTCGAACACCGACTGCTTTTGCTAAGTCGTCTTGTTTCATATCATATCTTGCCCTAAATTCTTTAATTCTGTTCTTAATCATTGTCCACCTCAAAATGCGGTATATTTCCAACATTACGATAAAAATATACCGCGCAAAAGAAAATAAGTCAATAAATGAATGGTTTGATTAACCTACAATCTTCCAGTTACTATCCTTATGAAGTATCAATTCATATTGTGAAATCTGTTCTGCTTTTGTCAGGTTGTCTAAATATTTCACGGATACGTTCACTTTGATATTCTCGCTGCACCGGTTCCATCACATTTTCTCCCACATAATAGGCAAGTTCTTTCTCTGTTGCGGTTGGATATAACTTAAAGAACGTTTCTAAAAATGCGGTAGTGTCGCTAACTGTATCAGCGTCCACCTGACTGTCATTTTCTACTGCCTTGGGCTCATAGTCTGATGTTTCCATCATAGGCGCTAGGGTTGGATTTTGTACGATAATCATATCAAAATATCATACCTATGACTTTATATACAATGATGATAATGGGGGCAACTCCGTTGTATGAGTCATCAAAAATGACTTTACAAAGCTTAGATGATGAAAAATGGGTCTTAAAAATAACAAGTCTTATTAATGTTTCAAGTGT
Coding sequences within:
- a CDS encoding helix-turn-helix transcriptional regulator, with translation MIKNRIKEFRARYDMKQDDLAKAVGVRRETIGNLEKGRYNPSLVLAWNIAKTFHVTIEEVFTVIDD
- a CDS encoding conjugal transfer protein codes for the protein MIIVQNPTLAPMMETSDYEPKAVENDSQVDADTVSDTTAFLETFFKLYPTATEKELAYYVGENVMEPVQREYQSERIREIFRQPDKSRTDFTI